The following are from one region of the Arachis duranensis cultivar V14167 chromosome 10, aradu.V14167.gnm2.J7QH, whole genome shotgun sequence genome:
- the LOC107469941 gene encoding uncharacterized protein LOC107469941 has product MEQQPILITIVGDYTHDIIPLENSIPKKYRSLVELRSLSTEPHNEEIEEEVEVVKDGEENVARGEEEPSKVKEPKKKNLLEEPTPIPFPTLAKKTKKHEGLNPNMVEIFKNVEVTVPLFQAIQQVPKYAKFLKDVFTYKDKISELNKSPVNDSISSLIPEKCNDPSPYLVTYVISGMEFMDCMCDLGACVSIMPLLIYEKLNFSPLKRSGARFLLADKSIVSVVGIAENVLINIQGFLLPVDFHILETPPIDSVKPSSIILGRPF; this is encoded by the exons atGGAGCAACAACCAATTCTTATCACAATTGTTGGAG ATTATACTCACGACATAATTCCATTGGAAAATTCTATACCGAAAAAATATAGATCATTAGTTGAGCTTAGAAGTTTGAGCACGGAGCCCCACAATGaggaaatagaagaagaagtagaagtggTGAAAGATGGGGAAGAAAATGTTGCAAGAGGTGAGGAGGAACCATCAAAGGTCAAAGAGCCCAAAAAGAAGAACCTTCTTGAAGAGCCTACACCAATTCCTTTTCCAACATTGgctaaaaagacaaaaaagcaTGAAGGCCTTAACCCCAATATGGTGGAGATTTTTAAGAATGTGGAAGTTACCGTTCCTCTTTTTCAAGCCATTCAACAAGTGCCAAAGTATGCAAAATTCCTCAAGGATGTATTCACCTATAAGGACAAGATTAGTGAGTTAAACAAGAGTCCGGTAAATGACTCTATCTCTTCTCTCATTCCAGAAAAGTGTAATGATCCCAGTCCTTATTTGGTGACTTATGTGATTAGCGGGATGGAGTTCATggattgcatgtgtgatttggGCGCTTGTGTAAGCATTATGCCCCTCCTTATCTATGAGAAGTTGAACTTTTCACCATTGAAGAGGTCCGGAGCAAGATTTCTATTGGCGGACAAGAGCATTGTGTCGGTTGTAGGTATTGCGGAGAATGTTTTGATCAATATCCAAGGGTTTCTCTTACCGGTAGACTTTCATATCTTGGAAACCCCTCCAATTGATTCAGTCAAGCCATCCTCTATTATCCTTGGGAGACCATTTTAA